A window of the Thiomicrospira microaerophila genome harbors these coding sequences:
- a CDS encoding glycosyltransferase family 2 protein, whose amino-acid sequence MTATQHAAYVPQSLVIHHESKTPGRGQYIQQNRQIFYERWHKQLKPDDQQHYQQDGMIPADIKRDHSDKPNISAIKISAKPKQ is encoded by the coding sequence ATGACAGCCACCCAACACGCCGCCTACGTACCGCAAAGCCTCGTGATTCATCACGAATCGAAAACCCCGGGGCGTGGCCAATACATCCAACAAAACCGCCAAATATTCTACGAACGCTGGCACAAACAACTCAAACCCGATGATCAACAGCATTACCAACAAGACGGCATGATACCCGCAGACATCAAGCGCGATCATTCCGACAAACCGAATATCAGCGCCATCAAAATCAGCGCCAAGCCAAAACAATAA
- a CDS encoding glycosyltransferase — protein sequence MTTPEPTLLQQANKAYREKDYPEALGLYKKIIEQSPEMKSVVSFNLANAERKLTNSKVNEPNTPLKSKPQKVDETQSTKFDPEYYLEHNPDVKAAGMDPEQHYFSNGEKEGRQPNRFFDPIFYLRLNADVRHAKISPFAHFCQNGAKEKRLTAKPCLLSAIKKSAKKKPLLFVGHDGIQAGAQVVLLETVKWFAQSTDRNIKVLVLSPGPMADQYALYSDVYVIKNAEVDDKKALTEFLKDDFEFVFLSTVVSGRFISVLKQLNKKINAPFIANIHEMEQVLEIFKEELKQLIPVVDLWISGSPETTKVLHEKYNLPKNKLETVTAFVNPVTTLQADNSDLKNSARKELGLKVNDFVLMGCGTVYWRKGPDLFLETARDLLKRNIKNLKFIWIGEGKDKKALQESLTTEEEKQIKFVGHKSNANELFAAADLFFLSSREDPFPLVVLHAAQFAIPSLYFSGTTGIADFLQQDAGVPIENLSPNQAADCVYNLVQHPEKLQTLGQAAKTRLFNQYTTDIKMLQVFSALIEHDVYKPSVSVIIPFYNHEKFLKERIDSITNQPVKDIEVLCLDDCSTDNSVEIAKQYLHDPRITLHLNEINSGSPFKQWQKGIALAKSDVVWIAEGDDACSPNFLQELLPAFDDPFVNIAYASFKMIDEKSQIKKDAFKPYFDMVSPTKFTQPYVNTGIKEIQEHFAAYQTLINASGLLVRKSSFGQTLEQATSHKMCGDWLIYLECLKNGKIAYNPKAVNYFRRHGASQVVKIEGTEQYFKERFEVLNYVVCNFSIEKRQLLNSIQSTKKEWFRFKHKHNDKKFDDVFDRKAIISSHKTKKINKNINLLVVVSDLSPGGGQLFSIRLANAWKKSGKNTVLVNVGHHPTHDQVKVKIDANVPFFNSSEIELDEICEIYDIDIIHSSIWWSDKYVHENYNKLPDKVRWVLSMHGCYENLIESKDLDSSFGEYFDSMLMEVDYWAYTAEKNMKVFDKYYYPENLSKVLNGYEPEKPLPLNKHELCIRENSTIVCLASRANEDKGWFVAVGAVEQLNNQGVMVDLLLIGEGPAADELKNQNLPNYIKFLGQVSNLQDFISITDIGLLPTMFISESMPLVLIEFMAQGKPIVSTDVGEIQNMTQDHEGNASIIMNLQNGKVTSQQVSESIEKIIVDQQLNTQLQENSLRRFQFFSMDVMLQNYTKIYKNVLGEKL from the coding sequence GTGACAACACCAGAACCGACATTATTACAGCAAGCGAATAAAGCGTATAGGGAGAAGGATTATCCGGAAGCCTTGGGTCTATACAAAAAAATTATTGAACAAAGTCCTGAAATGAAGTCGGTAGTCTCTTTTAACCTTGCTAATGCGGAGCGCAAGCTAACTAATAGTAAAGTTAATGAGCCGAATACGCCTCTTAAATCAAAACCGCAAAAAGTAGATGAAACGCAATCTACTAAATTTGATCCTGAATATTATCTGGAGCACAATCCTGATGTAAAAGCAGCGGGAATGGATCCAGAGCAACACTACTTTTCAAATGGAGAGAAAGAGGGTAGACAACCCAATCGTTTTTTTGATCCAATATTCTATTTGCGTTTGAATGCTGATGTACGCCATGCAAAAATTTCACCGTTTGCGCACTTTTGCCAAAATGGTGCGAAAGAAAAGCGTTTGACAGCAAAACCATGCCTTTTAAGCGCCATAAAAAAGTCAGCAAAGAAAAAACCTCTTTTATTTGTAGGACACGATGGTATTCAAGCTGGCGCACAAGTTGTGTTACTAGAGACCGTAAAATGGTTTGCACAATCAACTGACAGAAACATAAAAGTCTTGGTATTGTCCCCTGGGCCAATGGCTGATCAGTATGCTTTATATTCTGACGTATATGTTATTAAAAATGCAGAAGTTGATGACAAAAAGGCACTTACTGAATTCTTGAAAGATGATTTTGAATTTGTTTTTCTCAGTACAGTTGTTTCGGGTCGATTTATTTCTGTTTTAAAACAGTTAAACAAAAAAATCAACGCACCATTCATCGCCAACATACACGAAATGGAACAAGTTTTAGAAATCTTTAAGGAAGAACTTAAACAGCTTATACCTGTCGTTGATTTATGGATATCTGGCTCACCAGAAACGACAAAAGTACTACACGAAAAATACAACCTACCTAAAAACAAATTAGAGACCGTGACAGCTTTTGTAAATCCTGTTACAACCCTGCAAGCCGATAACTCAGACTTAAAAAACAGCGCCAGAAAAGAACTTGGCCTTAAAGTAAATGACTTTGTTTTGATGGGCTGTGGCACTGTCTATTGGCGAAAAGGACCAGACCTTTTCTTAGAAACCGCACGCGATTTATTGAAACGGAATATCAAAAACCTAAAGTTTATATGGATAGGCGAAGGTAAAGATAAAAAAGCCTTACAAGAAAGCCTTACAACCGAAGAAGAGAAACAGATCAAGTTTGTAGGCCATAAAAGCAACGCTAATGAGCTATTTGCAGCAGCAGACCTGTTTTTTCTCTCTTCGAGAGAAGACCCATTTCCACTTGTAGTACTTCACGCCGCACAGTTCGCTATACCTAGTTTATATTTCAGCGGCACAACGGGCATAGCGGACTTTTTACAACAAGACGCGGGAGTACCGATTGAAAATCTATCGCCAAATCAAGCAGCGGATTGCGTATATAACTTAGTTCAGCACCCTGAAAAACTTCAGACACTTGGGCAGGCAGCTAAAACAAGACTTTTTAATCAATACACCACCGATATTAAGATGCTTCAAGTATTCAGTGCATTAATTGAACACGATGTATATAAGCCATCAGTGAGCGTGATCATCCCTTTTTACAACCATGAAAAGTTTTTAAAAGAACGTATTGATAGCATTACAAATCAACCGGTTAAAGACATAGAAGTACTGTGCCTTGATGACTGCTCGACAGACAACTCGGTCGAAATAGCCAAACAATACCTACATGATCCAAGGATTACCCTCCATTTAAATGAAATAAACTCAGGTAGCCCTTTTAAACAATGGCAAAAGGGGATTGCGCTTGCGAAAAGTGACGTGGTTTGGATTGCCGAAGGTGATGATGCATGTAGCCCAAATTTTTTACAAGAACTTTTGCCCGCCTTTGATGATCCATTTGTCAATATAGCTTACGCAAGTTTTAAAATGATTGACGAGAAAAGTCAAATAAAAAAAGACGCATTTAAACCCTATTTTGATATGGTTTCACCCACAAAATTCACCCAACCCTATGTGAATACAGGCATTAAAGAGATTCAAGAGCATTTTGCAGCTTACCAAACCTTAATTAATGCCAGTGGTCTACTTGTACGGAAATCCTCATTTGGTCAAACGCTAGAACAAGCCACGTCGCATAAAATGTGTGGCGACTGGTTAATTTACTTAGAGTGTCTAAAAAACGGCAAAATAGCATATAACCCCAAAGCCGTGAATTATTTTAGACGACATGGTGCTTCACAAGTGGTCAAAATTGAAGGCACTGAGCAATATTTTAAAGAGCGTTTTGAAGTGCTAAATTATGTTGTCTGTAACTTTAGTATAGAGAAAAGACAGCTTTTAAATTCAATTCAATCTACGAAAAAAGAATGGTTTAGATTCAAGCATAAACATAATGATAAAAAATTTGATGATGTCTTTGATCGAAAGGCAATTATAAGCAGTCATAAAACGAAAAAGATAAATAAAAACATAAACTTGCTTGTTGTCGTAAGTGACCTGTCGCCTGGTGGTGGACAGTTATTTTCAATTAGGTTAGCAAATGCTTGGAAAAAAAGCGGTAAAAACACAGTTCTTGTAAATGTAGGACATCACCCAACGCATGATCAAGTAAAAGTAAAAATTGACGCAAACGTCCCCTTTTTTAATTCGAGTGAAATTGAATTAGATGAGATTTGTGAGATTTATGACATCGATATCATCCATAGTTCAATTTGGTGGTCAGATAAATATGTGCATGAAAACTACAATAAATTACCAGACAAAGTACGCTGGGTTCTATCGATGCACGGTTGTTATGAAAATTTAATTGAGTCAAAAGATCTTGACAGTTCTTTTGGAGAGTATTTTGATAGCATGCTGATGGAAGTCGATTATTGGGCTTATACAGCTGAAAAAAACATGAAAGTGTTTGATAAATATTACTACCCAGAGAACTTGAGCAAGGTTTTAAATGGTTATGAACCAGAGAAACCGCTACCACTTAATAAACATGAGTTATGTATAAGGGAAAATTCTACAATTGTTTGTTTAGCGAGTAGAGCGAATGAAGATAAAGGATGGTTTGTTGCGGTTGGGGCTGTAGAACAACTCAATAATCAGGGTGTTATGGTTGATCTGCTATTAATTGGAGAAGGTCCGGCAGCGGATGAATTAAAGAATCAGAACCTACCTAATTACATTAAATTTTTAGGTCAAGTTTCAAATTTGCAGGATTTCATCTCAATAACTGACATAGGTTTGTTACCTACAATGTTTATCAGTGAATCAATGCCATTAGTTTTGATCGAGTTTATGGCGCAAGGTAAGCCGATCGTATCAACCGATGTTGGAGAGATTCAAAACATGACCCAAGATCATGAAGGTAATGCATCCATCATTATGAATTTGCAAAATGGAAAAGTAACATCACAACAAGTCTCAGAATCGATAGAAAAAATAATAGTTGACCAGCAACTAAATACCCAACTTCAAGAAAACTCATTAAGACGATTCCAGTTTTTTTCAATGGATGTCATGTTACAAAATTATACAAAAATCTACAAAAATGTTTTAGGTGAAAAGTTATGA
- a CDS encoding sugar nucleotide-binding protein, with amino-acid sequence MIVGSGQIATIFKNDANQDKYKDVCIFASGVANSNCTDPNAFLREEKLLLISLSECQNKKFVYFSSCALSATEYPKNDYYNHKFKMEQLIKNNAENFLICRVPQLFGDLKKHGTLINFIYNSIVNNEEFNVYSDAYRYVIDIDDVKRFVDAYLNDHKEPTVIDLGNPFRYRVLDLVKTFEDVTGIKAKYKLIEKSDSYILQFEEIKNFVKTKKINTVFGEDYFLKKISLRINDSRII; translated from the coding sequence ATGATAGTAGGAAGTGGTCAGATCGCCACCATATTTAAAAACGATGCAAATCAAGATAAATACAAAGATGTCTGCATTTTTGCCAGCGGTGTAGCAAATTCAAATTGTACTGATCCCAATGCATTTCTAAGAGAAGAAAAATTACTTTTAATAAGCTTAAGCGAATGTCAAAATAAGAAATTTGTTTATTTTAGCAGCTGTGCGCTTTCGGCAACTGAATATCCAAAAAATGATTATTACAACCATAAATTTAAAATGGAACAGCTAATAAAAAATAATGCTGAAAATTTTTTAATATGCCGGGTACCGCAATTGTTTGGTGATTTAAAAAAGCATGGCACTTTAATTAATTTCATATACAATTCCATAGTAAATAATGAAGAGTTCAATGTTTACAGTGATGCTTACAGGTACGTTATCGATATTGATGACGTTAAGAGATTTGTTGATGCTTACTTAAATGACCACAAAGAGCCTACTGTGATTGATTTGGGTAACCCTTTTAGATACAGAGTTTTAGACTTAGTTAAAACGTTTGAGGATGTTACGGGTATTAAAGCGAAATATAAGCTTATTGAAAAATCAGATAGTTATATTCTTCAGTTTGAAGAAATCAAAAACTTTGTGAAAACTAAAAAAATAAACACTGTATTTGGTGAAGATTATTTTTTAAAAAAAATTAGCTTAAGGATTAATGATAGTCGTATTATTTGA
- a CDS encoding IS5 family transposase, translated as MAWKNLSQTSLADAFICSHPALNELDEIDNLIDWSACEALMVNIHSNPMGDRAYPPLLMFKILLLQTWYNLSDPACEKQLARDLLFRRFVQLSLTDQVPDHSTLWRFRNRPQTEGLFDRLLENINDQLRQQGLIMKTGEASIIDASVIQAKNNRPNKNAQGENTQDAEASYNVKTTSDGTRKTTYGFKAHINVDEDVFIKKHDVTTGSSHYSHTFETLLTGQEKVVYNLKVTSAYKSPAHDTLLKKRKIKNNILHRAYRNTPLTVHQKQLNRFASEVRYIVERTFGILKQHYGMAQARYNGLARSAAKLTLMCISYNLKRAAVIKQR; from the coding sequence ATGGCCTGGAAAAACCTTTCACAAACTTCACTGGCGGATGCCTTCATTTGTTCGCATCCCGCACTCAATGAACTCGATGAGATTGATAACCTTATTGACTGGTCAGCCTGTGAAGCCTTAATGGTGAATATTCACAGCAACCCCATGGGCGATCGTGCCTATCCACCCTTGCTCATGTTTAAAATCCTCCTGTTACAGACCTGGTACAACCTCAGTGATCCCGCCTGTGAAAAACAACTCGCCCGCGATTTATTGTTTCGCCGTTTTGTTCAACTCAGCCTCACCGATCAAGTGCCCGATCACAGCACGCTTTGGCGCTTTCGCAATCGCCCACAAACCGAAGGCCTGTTTGACCGCCTACTTGAGAACATCAATGACCAACTGCGCCAACAAGGCTTGATCATGAAAACCGGTGAAGCCAGTATCATTGATGCCAGTGTGATCCAAGCCAAAAACAACCGCCCCAACAAAAACGCGCAAGGCGAAAATACCCAAGATGCTGAGGCCAGCTACAACGTTAAAACCACCTCCGATGGTACACGAAAAACCACCTACGGCTTCAAAGCCCATATCAATGTTGATGAAGACGTCTTTATCAAAAAACACGACGTCACCACCGGTTCCAGTCATTACTCACATACGTTTGAAACCCTGTTAACCGGACAAGAAAAAGTCGTCTATAACCTAAAGGTCACAAGTGCCTACAAAAGCCCAGCGCACGATACACTGCTCAAAAAAAGAAAGATCAAAAACAACATCCTGCACCGTGCTTACCGTAACACACCCTTAACCGTACACCAAAAGCAACTCAACCGCTTCGCCTCTGAAGTGCGCTACATCGTAGAGCGCACCTTTGGGATATTAAAACAACACTACGGCATGGCACAAGCCCGCTATAACGGGTTAGCACGTAGTGCCGCAAAACTGACATTGATGTGTATCAGCTACAACCTAAAACGGGCGGCTGTAATAAAACAGCGCTAA
- a CDS encoding WcbI family polysaccharide biosynthesis putative acetyltransferase: MKQYAILGNCQIISIGTYLNSSESFTSMYKQVYIPPVHTVDKNKDAHLLDIFKSIDLLIYQPVVDEERFGLFTSENIKNLIKKEAKAICVPSMYYGGYFPTIESVEGIEGTLRGVHDFVIISAFLKKYSVKKTVELLTKDFILDKCAINKLHMESINALKNREQKFNVDIRISSFIEENFSKLKLFHTFNHPSVPMIQFVCEKILSILSLNYDCTEDIDYLDFIQAPIYPAINNALGLNFQQHTVRDHRVIDIEELVKSDFLIYSNSDKNLLQNKLKIKKKFLFNYFEL; the protein is encoded by the coding sequence ATGAAACAGTATGCAATACTTGGTAATTGCCAGATTATTTCTATAGGTACATATCTAAATTCTTCAGAGTCTTTTACTTCCATGTATAAACAAGTTTATATTCCACCTGTTCATACAGTGGATAAAAACAAGGATGCCCATTTATTAGACATTTTCAAAAGTATCGATTTATTGATTTACCAACCTGTTGTAGATGAAGAAAGATTTGGACTATTTACAAGTGAAAATATCAAAAATCTTATTAAAAAAGAAGCTAAAGCAATCTGTGTCCCGTCTATGTACTATGGTGGCTATTTTCCTACAATAGAAAGTGTTGAAGGAATCGAGGGAACTTTAAGAGGTGTTCATGATTTTGTAATTATTTCTGCTTTTTTGAAAAAATATTCAGTTAAAAAGACTGTAGAGCTTTTAACTAAAGATTTTATACTGGATAAATGTGCTATAAATAAACTTCACATGGAATCAATTAATGCCCTAAAAAATAGAGAGCAAAAGTTTAATGTAGATATTAGAATTTCCTCATTTATTGAAGAAAACTTTTCAAAATTAAAACTCTTTCATACTTTTAACCATCCTTCTGTTCCCATGATTCAGTTTGTTTGTGAGAAAATTCTTAGCATACTTAGTCTTAATTATGACTGTACTGAGGATATTGATTATTTAGATTTTATACAGGCACCCATATATCCTGCCATCAATAATGCATTAGGACTAAATTTTCAGCAGCACACAGTTCGAGATCATAGAGTCATAGATATAGAAGAATTGGTGAAAAGTGATTTTTTGATTTATAGTAATAGCGATAAAAACTTGCTTCAGAATAAGCTAAAAATTAAAAAAAAGTTTTTATTTAACTATTTTGAGCTTTGA
- a CDS encoding transposase, which produces MPKPITLVNPKIEPKIEPNSVLEKRSRRVFSTEYKLSILQQADACKHGELGTLLRREKLYSNQLAQWRREFAEQGVNGLAKSKPGPVPSKTPEQKRIEQLEKENAGLLKQIAVKDGCLLLQKKALALIEALEQQS; this is translated from the coding sequence ATGCCAAAACCCATTACCCTTGTTAATCCAAAGATTGAACCGAAGATTGAGCCTAATTCCGTGCTGGAAAAACGTTCTCGCCGTGTGTTTAGCACCGAGTACAAGCTCTCTATTCTACAACAAGCTGATGCCTGTAAACATGGCGAGTTAGGCACATTACTGCGCCGTGAAAAACTCTATTCCAATCAGTTGGCGCAATGGCGTCGTGAGTTTGCCGAGCAAGGTGTCAACGGCTTAGCTAAATCTAAACCCGGCCCAGTGCCGTCTAAAACTCCGGAGCAAAAGCGTATTGAGCAGTTAGAAAAAGAAAATGCTGGCCTTCTCAAACAGATTGCCGTCAAGGACGGCTGCCTTTTACTCCAAAAAAAAGCCTTGGCACTGATCGAAGCACTCGAACAGCAGAGCTAG
- a CDS encoding IS3 family transposase, giving the protein MIVDQPLPPYVSQRLAAEALALCRNTLRRHIKAHTFCGPRLPPGHRRGGSVQPKALSEVERQHVIDTLTGETFCNQPPVQVFHQLLEQGEYLCSVSTMHRLLRANELNGERRAQRPPQSHSVPRLRADAPNQVWTWDIAKLSTRKRGEYLSLYVVMDLFSRYIVAWMLSRKENSALSSQLIEEAVQRYQIAPNSLTLHQDRGTPMTAHCYLDLLGELAITASHSRPRVSNDNPMSEAQFKTLKYQLDYPRRFDDYDHAMRWSQDYVSWYNHQHHHSSLAGFTPYQVFSGDYKQIATIRQQALDDAFAKHPQRFSQGRPLVKLTPAEVFINPIPEEADQQTIETGVNFPTLPRVKQKAI; this is encoded by the coding sequence ATGATAGTCGATCAACCCTTACCGCCATATGTATCTCAACGTTTAGCGGCAGAAGCGTTGGCGCTGTGTCGCAATACGTTGCGCCGACACATCAAAGCACACACCTTCTGCGGACCGAGGTTGCCGCCGGGTCATCGGCGCGGTGGGTCTGTTCAACCTAAGGCGTTGAGTGAAGTCGAGCGCCAGCACGTGATCGACACGCTGACCGGTGAGACCTTCTGTAATCAACCACCGGTACAAGTGTTCCATCAGCTATTGGAGCAAGGAGAATACCTGTGTTCGGTGAGTACGATGCATCGTCTATTGCGTGCAAATGAACTTAACGGTGAGCGTCGCGCACAACGTCCGCCCCAATCGCACAGTGTACCCAGATTACGTGCCGATGCGCCTAATCAAGTGTGGACCTGGGACATTGCTAAACTGTCCACCCGAAAGCGAGGCGAATATCTCTCGCTGTATGTGGTGATGGACCTCTTTAGCCGCTACATTGTAGCCTGGATGCTCTCGCGCAAGGAAAACAGCGCATTGTCATCGCAATTGATTGAAGAGGCGGTGCAACGTTACCAGATTGCCCCCAACAGCTTAACGTTACACCAAGACCGCGGTACACCGATGACGGCACATTGTTATCTCGATTTACTTGGAGAGTTAGCGATAACCGCCTCACACAGCCGCCCCAGAGTGAGTAATGACAATCCGATGAGCGAGGCGCAGTTTAAAACGCTGAAGTATCAGCTGGACTATCCGCGCCGGTTCGATGATTATGACCATGCCATGCGCTGGAGCCAAGACTATGTGAGTTGGTATAACCATCAACATCACCACAGCAGTCTGGCGGGGTTCACGCCCTATCAAGTGTTTAGTGGTGATTACAAGCAAATCGCAACAATACGCCAACAGGCATTAGATGATGCGTTTGCAAAACATCCGCAACGGTTTAGCCAAGGTCGCCCCTTGGTCAAATTGACGCCAGCGGAAGTGTTTATTAACCCGATACCCGAGGAGGCGGATCAACAAACTATTGAAACGGGTGTGAACTTCCCGACCCTGCCAAGGGTGAAGCAAAAAGCAATTTAA
- a CDS encoding DUF2335 domain-containing protein — MTATHHQSFSGPIPPPERLAKYPEDARKLILDMAQKEQNHAHNMNQAALTGAIHKDRLGQYIGGTIAIVGLVAAAWIAQYSAVAAGIIATLDLFGMVALFVAPRLLENRNNSEQHE, encoded by the coding sequence ATGACTGCAACCCATCATCAAAGTTTTTCGGGGCCGATTCCTCCGCCGGAGCGGCTTGCTAAATATCCAGAAGATGCACGTAAACTCATATTGGATATGGCGCAAAAAGAACAGAACCATGCACACAATATGAACCAAGCAGCACTCACCGGGGCTATTCACAAAGACCGATTGGGGCAGTATATTGGCGGAACGATTGCAATAGTCGGTTTGGTTGCGGCGGCATGGATTGCGCAATACAGCGCGGTGGCCGCTGGCATTATTGCCACGCTTGATTTGTTTGGCATGGTGGCGTTGTTTGTCGCGCCAAGATTATTAGAAAACCGTAACAACAGCGAACAGCATGAATAA